Proteins from a genomic interval of Acidobacteriota bacterium:
- a CDS encoding MATE family efflux transporter, whose protein sequence is MSPSPPTTASPLRREIRALSRLATPVVLGQLAGMSLWVVDLLMVGRVGVEALGAVSLGRTWVICTLIIGMGLVLGMDPVTSQAHGARDRRRVGLSLQWGLVVAVGASIPVALLWLMTEPLLLLTGQDPELSRLAHRYLLVQIPSVPFALCYMALRQWLQGRGLVRPAMWIALSANVLNVLANYLLIYGKWGFPELGVVGAGISTTITQISMFLGLAWLVVRRRLHRAGWSGWSREAFDLAGIRQVLGFGWPVATQLGLELWAFSSTTLLAGLVGEVELASHSVVFNIASVSFMVPLGIGIASVTRVGNQLGAGRPEGARRSAFVALGMGGGVMLVFALLFVVGRHQLPRLYSDDLGVIALTASILPIAAAFQLFDGLQVVGSGILRGAGQPRPAAVFNFIGYYVVALPLAAWWILGADGGIGGLWWCMCIGLALVAALLVYWVWSRGPGSGRGVPVVAQVRGASKGANSSATVG, encoded by the coding sequence ATGAGCCCTTCGCCCCCCACCACCGCCTCGCCGCTGCGGCGGGAGATCCGCGCCCTCAGCCGACTGGCGACGCCGGTGGTCTTGGGGCAGCTGGCAGGCATGAGCCTGTGGGTGGTGGATCTGTTGATGGTGGGGAGGGTCGGGGTGGAGGCCCTGGGAGCGGTCTCCCTCGGCCGCACCTGGGTGATCTGCACTCTGATCATCGGCATGGGCCTGGTACTGGGCATGGATCCGGTGACCAGCCAGGCCCACGGCGCCCGGGATCGTCGCCGGGTCGGCCTGTCCCTGCAATGGGGGCTGGTGGTGGCGGTGGGAGCGAGCATTCCCGTCGCTCTGCTGTGGCTGATGACCGAGCCGTTGTTGCTCCTCACCGGTCAGGATCCGGAGCTTTCGCGGCTGGCTCACCGCTACCTGCTGGTGCAGATTCCTTCCGTCCCCTTCGCCCTCTGCTACATGGCCCTACGGCAATGGCTCCAGGGCCGGGGGCTGGTACGTCCGGCGATGTGGATCGCCCTCAGCGCCAATGTTCTCAATGTTCTGGCCAACTATCTGTTGATCTATGGCAAGTGGGGCTTCCCGGAGCTGGGAGTGGTGGGCGCTGGAATTTCCACCACCATCACCCAGATCTCCATGTTTCTGGGATTGGCCTGGCTGGTGGTGCGTCGGCGGCTGCATCGCGCCGGCTGGTCGGGCTGGAGCCGGGAAGCCTTCGATCTGGCGGGGATCCGTCAGGTGCTGGGGTTCGGTTGGCCGGTGGCGACCCAGTTGGGGTTGGAGCTGTGGGCGTTCTCCAGCACCACCCTGCTGGCCGGTCTGGTGGGAGAAGTGGAGCTGGCCAGCCACTCGGTGGTGTTCAATATCGCCTCGGTGTCCTTCATGGTGCCCCTGGGCATCGGCATCGCCTCGGTGACCCGGGTGGGCAACCAGTTGGGTGCGGGCAGGCCCGAGGGGGCGCGGCGGTCCGCCTTCGTGGCCCTGGGCATGGGCGGCGGCGTGATGCTGGTCTTCGCCTTGCTCTTCGTGGTGGGGCGCCACCAGCTGCCGCGGCTGTACAGCGACGACCTGGGGGTGATCGCCCTCACCGCTTCCATCCTGCCCATCGCCGCCGCCTTCCAGCTCTTCGACGGGCTCCAGGTGGTGGGCAGCGGGATCCTGCGCGGTGCCGGTCAGCCACGGCCGGCGGCGGTCTTCAACTTCATCGGCTATTACGTCGTGGCCTTGCCCTTGGCCGCCTGGTGGATCCTCGGCGCCGACGGCGGCATCGGCGGCCTGTGGTGGTGCATGTGCATCGGGCTGGCGCTGGTGGCGGCCCTGCTGGTGTATTGGGTGTGGAGCCGTGGTCCGGGCTCCGGCCGGGGAGTGCCGGTGGTGGCTCAGGTCAGAGGCGCTTCGAAGGGAGCGAACTCCTCCGCCACCGTCGGTTGA
- a CDS encoding sigma-54-dependent Fis family transcriptional regulator: MPETTTPERRTEELEALVNMANELLQLDDYDRMLDAVVQASLSILRADRGFLVLKEDEELAFKVVRNWSPEELQGGGEPVSRSIVKDVMKRGQPVLVEDALSDQRFAKTDSILRKGIRSVLAAPLEVEGRLAGALYLESRSLDRLFGKSQLQLFRRILELSSGALQSCMKRLLLEQRNSLLERDLLERYKFPGILTNDPGLLKVLETVAQVAPSELPILVQGPTGTGKELIVRAIHLNSARAKSPYVTVNCGAVSPTLLESELFGHLRGAFTGATRDKVGLIPAADSGTVFLDEVGELPKELQVKLLRTLQFGEVQPVGAQRPKTVDVRFVAATNRDLEQEVKDGNFREDLLYRLNAITLELPPLKDRPGDVLLLFHHFVQRAADKAGRPVPVVTPRLEKALQEYSWPGNVRDLENEAKRLVAVTPEGEPLSVDNLSKRITSDSTTAQSPLLTLEESEERLIRLHLKEAGGNRTATAKSLGLSREGLRKKMKRYGIT, from the coding sequence ATGCCCGAGACAACCACTCCAGAACGCCGCACCGAGGAGCTGGAAGCCCTCGTCAACATGGCCAACGAGCTGCTGCAGCTCGATGACTACGACCGCATGCTCGACGCGGTGGTCCAGGCTTCCCTATCCATCCTGCGGGCAGACCGCGGATTCCTGGTGCTCAAGGAGGACGAAGAGCTCGCCTTCAAGGTAGTCCGCAACTGGAGCCCGGAAGAGCTTCAGGGTGGTGGCGAGCCGGTGAGCCGCTCCATCGTCAAGGACGTCATGAAGCGGGGCCAACCGGTACTGGTGGAAGACGCCCTCAGCGACCAGCGTTTCGCCAAGACCGACAGCATCCTGCGCAAGGGCATCCGCTCGGTGCTCGCAGCGCCCCTGGAGGTGGAGGGCCGGCTGGCCGGCGCGCTCTATCTCGAGAGCCGCTCCCTCGACCGCCTGTTCGGCAAATCCCAGCTGCAACTCTTCCGCCGCATCCTGGAGCTCTCCTCCGGCGCCCTGCAGTCGTGCATGAAGCGACTCCTGCTCGAGCAGCGCAACAGCCTGCTGGAGCGGGACCTGCTGGAGCGCTACAAATTCCCCGGCATCCTGACCAACGATCCGGGCCTGCTCAAGGTGCTGGAAACCGTCGCCCAGGTGGCGCCGTCGGAGCTGCCGATCTTGGTCCAGGGCCCCACCGGCACCGGCAAAGAGCTCATCGTCCGGGCTATTCATCTGAACAGCGCGCGAGCCAAAAGCCCTTATGTAACCGTCAATTGCGGCGCCGTCTCCCCGACGCTGCTGGAGTCCGAGCTCTTCGGCCACCTGCGCGGCGCCTTCACCGGCGCCACCCGCGACAAGGTCGGCCTGATCCCCGCCGCCGACTCCGGTACGGTCTTCCTCGACGAGGTCGGCGAGCTGCCCAAAGAGCTCCAGGTCAAGCTGCTCCGCACGCTGCAATTCGGCGAGGTGCAGCCGGTGGGCGCCCAGCGCCCCAAGACCGTCGACGTGCGCTTCGTCGCCGCCACCAACCGGGACCTGGAGCAGGAGGTCAAGGACGGCAACTTCCGCGAGGATCTGCTCTACCGCCTCAACGCCATCACCCTCGAGCTGCCACCCCTCAAAGACCGCCCGGGGGACGTGCTTCTGCTCTTCCACCACTTCGTCCAGCGCGCCGCCGACAAGGCCGGGCGCCCGGTGCCGGTGGTCACGCCGCGGCTGGAGAAGGCGCTGCAGGAGTACAGCTGGCCGGGCAACGTGCGGGATCTGGAGAACGAAGCGAAGCGATTGGTGGCGGTGACGCCGGAGGGCGAGCCCCTGTCGGTGGACAACCTGAGCAAGCGCATCACCTCCGACTCCACCACCGCCCAAAGCCCGCTACTGACCCTGGAGGAGAGCGAGGAGCGGTTGATCCGCCTGCACCTCAAGGAGGCCGGCGGCAACCGCACGGCGACGGCCAAGTCCCTCGGTCTGAGCCGCGAGGGGCTGCGCAAGAAGATGAAGCGCTACGGCATCACATGA
- a CDS encoding sigma-70 family RNA polymerase sigma factor, translated as MTPWKPQSDRSLAHRAAAGDADAWDELIRRYGGRIYNIARQFARTQAEAEDLTQDIFLKLYRNLHRYRGDVPLVAWSLRLSRNLCIEHYRRQRAERRAQRLPAEALDQVPSGDDPQAAAQRRQRLHTVQQAMAEMSHDLALVVALRDLQGLSYEEAASALELPMGTFKSRLVRARRELAERVAEMIRPPAPEGDDEAWAEVGSC; from the coding sequence ATGACGCCGTGGAAACCTCAATCCGACCGCTCCCTGGCCCACCGCGCCGCCGCCGGCGATGCCGATGCCTGGGATGAGCTGATCCGCCGCTACGGTGGCCGCATCTACAACATCGCCCGCCAATTCGCCCGCACACAGGCGGAGGCGGAAGATCTCACTCAGGACATTTTCCTCAAGCTCTACCGCAACCTGCACCGCTACCGCGGCGACGTGCCGCTGGTGGCGTGGTCGCTGCGTCTGTCGCGCAATCTGTGCATCGAGCATTACCGCCGGCAGCGGGCGGAGCGGCGGGCCCAGCGGTTGCCCGCGGAGGCCCTCGACCAGGTGCCTTCCGGGGACGATCCCCAGGCCGCGGCGCAGCGCCGGCAGCGGTTGCACACGGTGCAACAGGCGATGGCGGAGATGTCCCACGACCTGGCTCTGGTGGTAGCGCTACGGGACCTCCAGGGGCTGAGCTACGAGGAGGCCGCCTCGGCGCTGGAGCTGCCCATGGGCACCTTCAAGTCCCGCCTGGTGCGCGCCCGCCGGGAGCTGGCGGAACGGGTCGCCGAGATGATCCGGCCGCCGGCGCCGGAGGGCGACGACGAAGCCTGGGCGGAGGTTGGATCATGTTGA
- a CDS encoding nuclear transport factor 2 family protein → MSSSRSARAWGVAVAAWMLLVAACGSANPRGEARLETYRNALQQSAERASESLTLAQARERFVALYGQFTPEALRENVPSTFAPDAYLNDQIRELQGVEAIEEYLVETSEKFGEGDFAVEHAAREGTEFYFRWTMSFTLGESSNKPPLVAPGVSHVRFDDQGRILFQRDYWDTTSTVYERIPVLGGMIRLVKKRL, encoded by the coding sequence ATGAGCTCTTCCCGGTCCGCCCGAGCTTGGGGGGTGGCGGTGGCGGCCTGGATGCTGCTGGTCGCCGCTTGCGGCTCGGCCAATCCACGAGGAGAAGCGCGTTTGGAGACGTATCGTAACGCCCTGCAACAAAGCGCCGAAAGGGCCTCGGAGAGTCTTACCCTGGCACAGGCCCGGGAGCGCTTCGTCGCCCTCTACGGTCAATTCACCCCCGAGGCTCTTCGGGAGAACGTTCCCAGCACCTTTGCGCCGGACGCCTACCTCAACGATCAGATCCGCGAGCTGCAAGGGGTCGAAGCCATCGAAGAGTACCTGGTGGAGACTTCCGAGAAGTTCGGAGAAGGCGACTTCGCCGTCGAGCACGCCGCTCGCGAGGGAACAGAATTCTATTTCCGCTGGACCATGTCCTTCACCCTCGGCGAGAGCTCGAACAAGCCCCCACTGGTGGCGCCGGGGGTTTCCCATGTTCGTTTCGACGACCAGGGCCGGATCCTCTTCCAACGCGACTATTGGGACACTACCTCCACGGTTTACGAGCGCATCCCGGTGCTCGGTGGCATGATCCGTTTGGTCAAGAAGCGGCTCTGA
- a CDS encoding PqqD family protein, whose protein sequence is MSRTIHISSEVLCRELQGEAVLLDLDSQRYFGLDAVGTRIWQLLDQHGEPHAVLNALEEEFDADRKTLEHDLQQFLQRLTEAGLITVEAPAEAARATEESSGG, encoded by the coding sequence ATGAGCCGCACCATCCACATTTCCTCCGAAGTCCTCTGCCGCGAGCTGCAGGGGGAGGCGGTGCTGCTGGATCTGGACAGCCAGCGGTACTTCGGGCTCGACGCCGTCGGCACCCGTATCTGGCAGCTGCTGGACCAGCACGGCGAGCCTCACGCGGTGTTGAATGCCCTGGAGGAGGAGTTCGATGCCGACCGAAAGACCCTGGAGCACGATCTGCAGCAGTTTCTCCAGCGGCTGACGGAGGCGGGGCTGATCACCGTCGAAGCACCGGCGGAAGCGGCTCGAGCCACGGAGGAATCCAGCGGTGGCTGA
- a CDS encoding lasso peptide biosynthesis B2 protein, producing the protein MADPAPRHAPSKALGLFFRSPARDRWLFLRSLILLPCCRLGLRVLGYRRLTALLGRWSRPAQDGAQAGPSAELVSAHRRAVERGARYLPGHYTCLHRSLLLWWTLRRAGLDCQLRIGVRREDGELAAHAWIEHQGRAVNDQPTVAEEFAPFEAPLT; encoded by the coding sequence GTGGCTGATCCCGCACCGCGCCATGCGCCGAGCAAGGCTTTGGGGCTCTTCTTTCGCTCCCCGGCCCGGGATCGCTGGCTTTTTCTGCGCTCACTGATCTTGCTGCCCTGCTGCCGCCTGGGACTGCGGGTCCTCGGCTACCGGCGCCTCACCGCGCTGTTGGGGCGCTGGTCCCGCCCGGCCCAGGACGGTGCCCAAGCCGGACCCAGCGCAGAGCTCGTGAGCGCCCACCGGCGAGCGGTAGAGCGAGGCGCCCGCTATCTTCCTGGCCATTACACCTGCCTACACCGCTCCCTGCTGCTGTGGTGGACGCTTCGCCGCGCCGGCCTCGACTGTCAACTGCGCATCGGAGTGCGGCGGGAGGATGGAGAGCTCGCCGCCCACGCTTGGATCGAGCACCAGGGCCGGGCGGTCAACGATCAACCGACGGTGGCGGAGGAGTTCGCTCCCTTCGAAGCGCCTCTGACCTGA
- the purE gene encoding 5-(carboxyamino)imidazole ribonucleotide mutase: MSPSNPLVSIVMGSKSDWPTMIHAHELLERFAVPHENLVVSAHRTPQWLTEFATGAEERGVQVVIAGAGGAAHLPGMVAAQTLLPVIGVPVKSRALNGLDSLLSIVQMPAGVPVATVAIGDSGAKNAALLAVSILARGSAELAEALRDYRDRQTAEVREHTLP, translated from the coding sequence ATGAGCCCATCCAATCCGTTGGTCAGCATCGTCATGGGCAGCAAGTCCGATTGGCCCACCATGATCCATGCCCACGAGCTGCTGGAGCGCTTCGCAGTGCCGCACGAAAATCTCGTGGTTTCGGCCCACCGCACTCCCCAATGGCTCACCGAGTTCGCCACCGGCGCCGAGGAGCGGGGGGTGCAGGTGGTCATCGCCGGCGCCGGCGGTGCCGCCCACTTGCCCGGCATGGTGGCGGCCCAAACCCTGCTGCCGGTGATCGGCGTGCCGGTGAAGAGCCGGGCCCTCAACGGCCTCGACTCGTTGCTCTCCATCGTCCAGATGCCCGCCGGTGTACCGGTGGCCACGGTGGCCATCGGCGACTCCGGCGCCAAGAACGCCGCCTTGCTGGCGGTGTCCATCCTCGCCCGCGGATCCGCCGAGCTGGCGGAGGCGTTGCGGGATTATCGAGACCGCCAGACCGCCGAGGTTCGGGAGCACACCCTGCCATGA
- a CDS encoding 5-(carboxyamino)imidazole ribonucleotide synthase — translation MKTPILPGATIGVLGSGQLGRMLAFAARRMGYRVHTFSPGRDTPTGQVADLEVVAEYDDLEAVEDFARGVDVVTFEFENVAAEATAAAARHAPVRPDGSVLYTTQNRLREKRFLESNGFPVAPWVEVRDLAQLEAGVDKLGCPAVLKSAGWGYDGKGQRRIGAPGDAAAAWESLDTDEAVLEAFVDFEQEVSVVAARGLDGTMAHYGVMANQHRRHILDVSVAPAQVPKQVANEAVELAQQIVEQLDVVGVLCVELFLTAGGELLVNELAPRPHNSGHLTVDACITDQFEQQLRAVCGLPLGSTYQLRPAAMANLLGDLWDGGEPSWTSTCRFPEVKLHLYGKAEPRSGRKMGHLTALGNSVESAEETVREARRALRVKMDTGVFPVPNFDGKKDD, via the coding sequence ATGAAGACACCGATTCTCCCCGGAGCCACCATCGGCGTGCTGGGCAGCGGTCAGCTGGGCCGCATGCTCGCCTTTGCCGCCCGCCGCATGGGTTATCGAGTGCACACCTTCTCCCCCGGCCGCGACACCCCCACCGGCCAGGTCGCCGACCTGGAAGTGGTGGCCGAATACGACGACCTGGAGGCGGTGGAAGACTTCGCCCGCGGCGTCGATGTGGTGACCTTCGAATTCGAGAACGTCGCCGCCGAGGCCACCGCCGCCGCCGCCCGCCACGCTCCGGTGCGTCCCGACGGCTCGGTGCTCTACACGACCCAGAACCGCCTGCGGGAGAAGCGCTTCTTGGAGAGCAACGGCTTCCCGGTGGCTCCCTGGGTGGAGGTGCGGGATCTGGCCCAGCTGGAGGCGGGGGTCGACAAGCTGGGATGCCCGGCGGTGCTCAAGAGCGCCGGCTGGGGCTACGACGGCAAGGGTCAACGGCGCATCGGTGCTCCGGGGGACGCCGCAGCGGCGTGGGAGAGCTTGGATACCGACGAGGCGGTGCTGGAGGCTTTCGTGGATTTCGAGCAGGAGGTGTCGGTGGTGGCGGCGCGGGGCCTGGACGGCACCATGGCCCACTACGGGGTGATGGCCAATCAACACCGCCGGCACATCCTCGACGTCTCGGTGGCGCCGGCGCAGGTGCCCAAACAGGTGGCCAACGAGGCGGTGGAGCTGGCGCAGCAGATCGTCGAGCAGCTGGACGTGGTGGGCGTGCTCTGCGTCGAGCTCTTCCTAACCGCCGGCGGCGAGCTGCTGGTCAACGAGCTGGCGCCGCGCCCCCACAACTCCGGGCATCTCACCGTCGACGCCTGCATCACCGACCAATTCGAGCAGCAATTGCGCGCCGTCTGCGGCCTGCCGCTGGGCTCCACCTACCAGCTACGGCCGGCGGCCATGGCGAATCTCTTGGGGGATCTTTGGGACGGCGGCGAGCCCAGCTGGACCAGCACCTGCCGTTTCCCGGAGGTCAAGCTGCACCTCTACGGCAAGGCGGAGCCGCGGTCGGGACGCAAGATGGGCCACCTCACCGCCCTCGGCAATAGTGTGGAGAGCGCCGAGGAGACAGTGCGGGAAGCGCGTCGGGCGCTGCGGGTGAAGATGGACACCGGGGTGTTCCCGGTGCCCAACTTCGACGGCAAGAAAGACGATTAG
- a CDS encoding HAD family phosphatase, whose protein sequence is MSSPEPRPVLLLDVMDTLVHDPYHREQPAFFGLALDQLQALKHPTAWIDFELGRITEEEFLRRFFRDGRPFDHLAFRQHVAASYRWIDGMEELLAELVAEGFEAHALSNYPVWYRLIEEKLRLSRYLAWSFVSCRTGVRKPEPASYLGAARSLGLYPSQCLVVDDRPANVAGARQSGMAAILFEGADALRQELDRRGILTALQTKS, encoded by the coding sequence GTGAGCTCGCCCGAGCCGAGGCCGGTGCTGCTCTTGGACGTCATGGACACCTTGGTCCACGACCCCTATCACCGCGAGCAGCCGGCCTTCTTCGGTCTCGCCCTGGATCAGCTGCAGGCGCTCAAACATCCCACAGCCTGGATCGACTTCGAGCTCGGCCGGATCACCGAGGAAGAATTCCTGCGCCGTTTCTTCCGCGACGGCCGGCCCTTCGATCACCTGGCCTTCCGGCAACACGTGGCTGCCTCCTACCGCTGGATCGATGGCATGGAGGAGCTGCTGGCGGAGCTCGTCGCAGAAGGCTTCGAGGCCCACGCCCTGTCCAACTACCCCGTCTGGTATCGCCTCATCGAAGAGAAGTTGCGGTTGTCACGCTACCTCGCCTGGAGCTTCGTCTCCTGCCGTACCGGGGTGCGCAAGCCCGAGCCGGCGTCCTATTTAGGGGCCGCCCGGAGCCTGGGGCTTTATCCCTCTCAATGTCTGGTGGTGGATGATCGGCCGGCCAATGTGGCGGGCGCCCGTCAGTCGGGGATGGCGGCGATCCTCTTCGAAGGGGCGGATGCCTTGCGGCAGGAGCTCGATCGTCGGGGGATCCTGACCGCACTGCAGACAAAGTCTTGA
- a CDS encoding OsmC family protein, with translation MPKRSSQARWQGSLKEGQGTMKLGSGAYEGAYSFPSRFESGDGTNPEELIAAAHAGCFSMALSAGLGKAGFTPTSIHTTATVHLEPVDGGFGITRIDLVTEAEIPEISETEFQAQAKGAKENCPVSKVLSGADITLQATLK, from the coding sequence ATGCCGAAGAGAAGCTCACAAGCCCGATGGCAGGGATCGCTGAAGGAAGGTCAGGGAACGATGAAGCTCGGCAGCGGGGCCTACGAAGGAGCCTACTCCTTCCCCTCCCGCTTCGAGAGCGGTGACGGCACCAACCCGGAGGAGCTCATCGCAGCAGCCCACGCCGGTTGTTTTTCCATGGCGCTGTCGGCAGGATTGGGCAAGGCCGGCTTCACGCCGACCAGCATTCACACTACCGCCACGGTGCATCTGGAGCCGGTGGACGGCGGCTTCGGCATCACTCGCATCGACCTGGTCACGGAAGCTGAGATCCCGGAGATCAGCGAAACCGAATTCCAGGCCCAGGCCAAGGGCGCGAAGGAGAATTGCCCCGTCTCGAAGGTCCTGTCCGGAGCGGACATCACCCTCCAGGCGACGCTGAAGTAG
- a CDS encoding protein kinase: MLHRRLAHFEILERIGQGGMGVVYRARDTHLGRIVAVKILPPAVASDPERRSRFLREAQAAANLNHPNIATVYQFSTAKVEDPEFTEPGSSEPAQEVFFLAMEYVEGNDLQHHLSRAPLTVEETLGYARQIADGLAAAHRAGVIHRDLKPNNIRITPEGRVKILDFGLAKIRQEVAGWVPPADAGQSFHTTRGMLMGTPPYMAPEQLQDSDVDHRCDLFSLGVVLYEMLSGETPYPAGSLLEYVKALSGSPARPLTEVATQVPPDLAQVVMTLLAQEPKDRYASAEALLQGLRDWHEAGAPTEITAVSPRFEVPGGPPTGSSTPRTGEALSPATVSTPPPSRLRTLALAAGALATLAALTALGWWLLPNRQAPQPTDSPPRRLTVAVMPFEVLGESAEAESLGRRLASYLVGELAQLEGIQVLDMGTASSATLPADADGTLRWELQDDEAEALRSTLLLRDLSRLVLWSHSWTGTREILAAQQPEMADQARAVLSTWRRLDQDRRLEAMDFFKAGLELLGDDRRNRRPLETLVYFDLAIQQDREFARALAARSRALRRAYDMGPEEALLDQAEEDARRAIDLAQDAPEPRSALGRVHLTRGEYEEAMEQFRLAAEDPEARAEALFDIGILQLTMGQPEASIETLQEALTLDPENWDFLNQLALALESAQKLELAQSTFEKAAELAPEDAYWPLSNLVRLAVTRGDYEAAVQYDARISRPLMEGTLASNLGNAYYRVGQLEKAERAFRRAVELDPQDSIYQRNLADVLAEEGKRQEAEAAYGACVALVRREMRVNAAPDRVALLSLCLAERGECAEMNVVLSQNPPEDMNNVIPLWNLAHAQTLCEQRQAAVDTLERLRDLGVDAEVIAASREFAALQGEPRFRRLTATSP, encoded by the coding sequence ATGCTCCATCGCCGGCTAGCCCACTTCGAGATCCTCGAGCGCATCGGCCAGGGTGGCATGGGTGTGGTCTATCGCGCCCGGGACACCCACCTCGGGCGCATCGTGGCGGTGAAGATCCTGCCGCCGGCGGTAGCCAGCGATCCGGAACGGCGCTCCCGCTTCCTGCGCGAGGCTCAGGCCGCCGCCAACCTCAATCATCCCAACATCGCCACGGTCTATCAGTTCAGCACCGCCAAGGTGGAAGACCCGGAGTTCACCGAGCCGGGCAGCTCCGAGCCCGCCCAGGAGGTCTTCTTCCTGGCGATGGAGTATGTCGAGGGCAACGACCTTCAGCACCACCTGAGCCGGGCGCCCCTGACCGTCGAGGAAACCCTGGGCTACGCCCGCCAGATCGCCGACGGCCTGGCTGCCGCCCACCGCGCCGGGGTGATTCACCGCGACCTCAAGCCCAACAACATCCGCATCACGCCGGAAGGCCGGGTGAAGATCCTGGACTTCGGCCTCGCCAAGATCCGCCAGGAGGTCGCCGGCTGGGTACCCCCGGCGGACGCGGGCCAGAGCTTCCACACTACCCGCGGCATGCTCATGGGCACGCCCCCCTACATGGCGCCGGAGCAGCTCCAGGACTCGGACGTCGACCACCGCTGCGACCTCTTCTCCCTCGGGGTCGTGCTCTACGAGATGCTCTCCGGCGAAACCCCCTACCCCGCCGGCAGCCTGCTGGAATATGTCAAGGCCCTCTCTGGATCCCCAGCCCGGCCGCTGACGGAGGTGGCGACCCAGGTACCACCGGATCTGGCCCAGGTGGTGATGACCCTGCTGGCGCAGGAGCCGAAGGATCGCTATGCCTCCGCCGAAGCGCTGCTCCAAGGTCTGCGGGACTGGCACGAAGCCGGCGCCCCGACGGAGATCACCGCCGTCTCTCCCCGCTTCGAGGTCCCCGGTGGCCCACCCACGGGCTCGTCGACCCCACGCACCGGCGAGGCTCTGTCCCCGGCAACGGTGTCGACACCGCCCCCGAGCCGCCTGCGCACCCTCGCCCTGGCCGCCGGCGCCCTGGCGACGCTGGCGGCCCTGACGGCCCTCGGCTGGTGGCTACTGCCGAATCGCCAGGCACCCCAACCCACCGACTCTCCCCCCCGGCGACTCACGGTCGCGGTGATGCCCTTCGAGGTCCTTGGGGAAAGCGCCGAAGCGGAGAGTCTGGGGCGACGGCTCGCTAGCTACCTGGTTGGGGAGCTGGCCCAGCTAGAAGGCATCCAGGTGCTCGACATGGGCACCGCCAGCTCCGCAACCCTACCGGCGGACGCGGACGGCACCCTGCGATGGGAGCTGCAGGATGATGAAGCAGAGGCTCTGCGCTCCACGCTTCTGCTTCGGGATCTCAGCAGGCTCGTGCTGTGGAGTCATTCCTGGACCGGCACCCGCGAGATCCTGGCCGCCCAGCAGCCTGAGATGGCTGACCAGGCCCGAGCCGTGTTGAGCACCTGGCGCCGCCTCGACCAAGACCGCCGCTTGGAGGCCATGGACTTCTTCAAGGCAGGCCTCGAGCTGCTGGGAGACGACCGGCGCAATCGGCGCCCCCTCGAAACGCTGGTGTACTTCGATCTGGCGATCCAACAGGATCGCGAGTTCGCTCGCGCCCTCGCGGCCCGAAGCCGAGCTCTGCGACGCGCTTATGACATGGGACCAGAGGAAGCCCTCCTCGACCAAGCGGAAGAGGATGCCCGTCGAGCCATCGACCTGGCTCAGGATGCTCCCGAGCCTAGAAGCGCCCTCGGTCGAGTTCATCTGACTCGTGGCGAGTACGAAGAGGCGATGGAGCAATTCCGGCTCGCCGCTGAAGATCCCGAAGCCCGGGCAGAGGCCTTGTTCGACATCGGGATCCTGCAGCTGACCATGGGCCAGCCCGAAGCATCCATCGAAACCCTCCAAGAAGCCCTCACTCTGGATCCGGAGAATTGGGACTTCCTCAACCAGCTGGCCCTGGCTCTGGAGAGCGCCCAGAAGCTCGAGCTGGCCCAAAGTACCTTCGAGAAAGCAGCGGAGCTCGCTCCGGAAGATGCCTACTGGCCACTCTCCAATCTAGTTCGCCTGGCGGTTACTCGCGGCGACTACGAAGCCGCCGTCCAATACGACGCACGCATCAGCCGCCCATTGATGGAGGGCACCCTCGCGAGCAACCTGGGCAACGCCTACTATCGAGTCGGCCAGCTGGAGAAGGCAGAACGGGCTTTCCGTCGAGCGGTAGAGCTGGATCCCCAGGACTCTATTTATCAGCGCAATCTTGCCGATGTCCTGGCGGAGGAGGGCAAGCGGCAGGAAGCCGAAGCGGCCTACGGGGCCTGTGTCGCCTTGGTACGCCGCGAAATGCGGGTCAACGCCGCCCCGGATCGGGTCGCGCTATTGTCCTTGTGCCTGGCAGAGCGAGGGGAGTGCGCGGAGATGAACGTTGTGTTGAGCCAGAATCCACCGGAAGACATGAACAACGTGATCCCGCTATGGAACCTGGCTCATGCCCAAACCCTGTGTGAGCAACGCCAAGCAGCGGTCGACACGTTGGAAAGGCTGCGCGATCTCGGTGTCGATGCTGAGGTCATCGCGGCCTCCCGAGAATTTGCCGCTCTCCAAGGAGAGCCTCGCTTCCGACGGCTGACAGCAACCAGTCCGTGA